TGGCCGCTGCCGTGGTGCACGCGCACGCGGGTGTCGTTGCGTAGCGGGGCGCATTCCTGGCCGAGGCGCGCGGAGCGTTCGAGCAACACGTCGAGCGTGCGCGTGGTGGCGGCGAGCGTGGGGAGGGTGATGGTCGCGCCGCGAGGCAATTCGCCTCGCGCGGCATCGGCGAGATTCAGCGCGGTGCGCGTGCCGGGCTGCGCGGTGTCCTGCGCGCGGTTGTGCGATTGTAATGTGCGGATGCGCGTGTCGCGTCCGGGTGGATGCGCGGTGACGGTGTCGCCCTTGCTCATTGTGCCGCCGGTGAGCGTGCCGGTGACGATGGTGCCAATGCCTTGCAGCGAGAACACGCGGTCGACGGCGAGACGCGGTTGGCCGTCGTCGGTGTGGGGCGGCATTGTTTCGGCGGCGGCGGTGAGAGCGGTTTTTAATTCGTCCAAACCGGTGCCGTTGTGGGCGGACACCGGAATGATTGCGGCACCGGCAAGCGGACTGTTTTGCAATTGCTGGCGGATTTCGTTTTCGCGCGCGGTGGTGTCCTCCACGAGGTCGGCTTTGGTGAGGGCCACCACGCCGCGCGTTGCGCCGAGGTAGCTGAGAATTTGTAAGTGCTCTTCGGTCTGCGGCATCCAGCCGTCGTCCGCCGCAACGACAAGCAGCGCGAGATCAACCGCGCCAACGCCGGCCACCATATTTTTCACAAAATCCTGATGGCCGGGCACGTCCACGATGCCGAGGCTGTGCCCGGACAATTCAAGATGCGCGAAGCCGAGATCGATGGTGATGCCGCGCAGTTTTTCTTCCGGCAAACGGTCGGGATCATTGCCGGTGAGCGCCTTCACGAGCGCACTCTTGCCGTGGTCAATATGACCGGCTGTGGCGAGGATGGCGTGGCGGGAGGGCATCAATCCTTGAGAGTCAAGCGCTTGAATTTGAAATTTGCTTTCACGGGCACTGTCTTTCCATCCACTTCGAGATGCGGCCCAAAAAAGTAATTAAACGAACCGGCCTTGGGTGCGGGCATGACAGTAATGTCTCGGCCGCGGCTAAGTTCGAGGCGGTTGGCGGGATGATGCCCGAAATAATATCCGGCCAGTTTGGGCTGTTTGTCGGCCTCACTGATGTCCACCGGCGTCCATTTGCCGTTGGCGAAAAATTCCGCCCAACAATGATAGCCGCTGATGGCGCCCGCGTTGCGATCAGCTGGAATCGTGAAGCCGATGGCGAAGCGCGCGGGAATGTTTGCCGCGCGGCAAAGCGCGATGAAGTAGGCGTGGTAATCAGTGCAGTTTCCAGTGCGCGCGTTGCAGGCGTAGAGGGCATCGCCGCGTCCCCAGCCTTTGCCGGTTTTATCGTAACGCATATGCGCGAGCACGTGGTCATAAAGCGCCTTGCCGCGCGCGCGATTGCCCGGAGCATTCGCGGTAATGCGCTTGGCGATGGCGGTGAAACGCGGGTCAAGCGGCACGAGTTTTTCGGCCTTGAGATGCAGCGCCGCATTGCCGGCTTCGGCGTGAGCGGCTTTTTCTTTGCGCGTGACTTGGTAGCGAATGGTGATGCGTTTGCCGCTGTCGGCGGGTGTGGGGTGTAGCACGAGAATTTCATTTTCGCCGGTGACATCACGCGTTTTGCGCCACGGCACGGGTGAGGTGATATCGCGTGTTTGAAATTTTTGAAAGGCATCGCCGCCCGCAAGCGGAACCCAAAGCGTACCGTTGGCGGGGAGCTTGGGCAGCGCCATTTCATAAATTAATTCAAAATGGTCCGTGCCGCGCACGATTGTTTTGTCCGCCGCGAAAATAGGCGAAAGGGTCAATAGTGTGATGAGTGTCAGTTTTTTTTTCATAAAAGAGATTTGTGGATGGACTGGAGTAGTTGCTTTTCCTGCTCAGGAAAAATGGTCCGAAAGTCGAGGCGAAAACGTTGGCCGCTGATGACGCCAATCACCGGCGTGGGCGCGCGGCGTAAACGCGTGGCGAAATCTTTAAGGTTCATTTCGTTGGGCACCAAATTGAGCGTGATGCTCGGGAGAGTCGCCTGCGGCAACGCGCCACCGCCCACTTGGGATTCGCCTTCGGCGACGGCGACGGACACGGGGAGTTTCGCCAATGCTTTGGCCAGTTTGGTGGCGCGGCGTTTGAGTGTTTTTGGGTCGGCTTGGAGGCTATGGTTTAAGGGCAGCGTGTGGCCTTCACCGCGCAGATATTTTTCTGCGGCGGATTGCAGCGCGGTGAGGATAAGTTTGTCGCAGCGCAGTGCACGGAAGAAGGGATGTTTTTTCAGGGCGGCGATGTGTTTGGCTTTGCCGGCGATGATTCCCGCTTGCGGGCCGCCGAGGAGTTTATCGCCACTGAAACAAACAAGGGCTGCGCCGCTTTTGATGACCTCGCGTGGAGTGGTTTCGTGATGGCCGTTGGCCCAGTTTTCGGTGTCGGTCAGCACGCCGCTGCCGAGATCTTCAACGAAGAGAGTGCGGTTTTTTTTTGCGAGCGCGGCGAGTTCGCGGCGGTCGGGCGTGGCGACAAAGCCGTCCATAAAAAAATTACTGCGATGGACTTTGAGAATGAGGCCGGTGTTTTTGTGGGTGGCCTTGGCGTAGTCGTTGAGCGTGGTGCGGTTGGTGGTGCCGACTTCGCGCAGTTGAGCGTCAGTGGTTTCGAGGATATCCGGAATGCGAAAGCCGCCGCCGATTTGCACGAGTTCACCGCGCGAAATAATGACTTCTTTTTTGTCTGTCGTGAAGTGGCGCAGAATGAGCACGAGTGCGGCGGCGCAATTATTGGTGACCATCGCGGCCTCCGCGCCGCAGAGTTCGGCAAGGCATTGCTCGACGTACGCGGCGCGTTTGCCGCGTCGGCCGGTGGCGAGGTCGATTTCGAGATTGGTGTAGCCGCTGTTGTCCGGCGGCGCGATGGGCGCGCGGCCGAGGTTGGTGTGGACGACCACGCCGGTGCCGTTGATGACCGGTTGCAATCGCGACAGCGCGAGGTCTTCCAAACGCAGTCGAAGGCCGGAAATAATTTCGGCGGGTTCGGGAATGGATTTTGATTTGCGCAGCAAAGCCAATTCCGCGCGAATGGTGGCCACGACGAGCGGGCGGGGCAGGGCGCAGTCGGCCACCGCGTTGAACAGCGTGTCCACGCCGGGGATGGCGCGCAGGTTTTTGTTTTTCGCCTTGGCCATTAGTTGACGGTGATGAGGGGTTCGGTGGCTTCGGTGAGTTGGCCGAAGGATTTCAATTCCAATTCGGCAGTGGCTTCGTGGAATGCCGCGAGGCCCTCGGGAGCCACGGCGACGAGCAGGCCGCCGCTGGTTTGGGGATCGCAGAGGAGGGCGCGTTGGGCATCGGTGAGCGGGCCGAGGTGGTGGCCGTAGCTGTCGAAATTGCGATCAGTGCCGCCGGGGGCGCAGTCCTCGGCGATATAATGTTCGGTGTTCGGCAGGCGCGGCACTTTGGCGCTGTCGATGATGGCGCTCACGCCGCTGCCTTCGCACAGCTCGGTGAGATGGCCGAGCAGGCCGAAGCCGGTCACATCGGTCATCGCCTTCACGCCGGGCAACGCGCTGAGGGTGCTGCCGATTTGGTTGAGCGCGGTCATTTGGTCGATGGCGCGTTGGACGTCGGCGTTCTCGGCGATGCCGCGTTTTTGGGCGGTGGTGACGAGGCCGACCCCGAGGGGTTTGGTGAGGAACAGCTCGCAATCGACTTCCGCGCCGTCATTGCGTTTCAAATCGGTGATGGCGACTTGGCCGGTGACCGCGAGGCCGAAAATCGGTTCCGGCGCGTCGATGCTGTGACCGCCCGCCAGCGGGATGCCGGCGCGTTCGCACGCGGCGCGGCTGCCTTCGAGTACACGACCGGCCACGGCGGGCGGCAGTTTTTCAATCGGCCAACCGAGCACCGCAATGGCCATCAACGGTGTGCCGCCCATCGCGTAAATATCGCTGATGGCGTTGACGGAAGCGATTTGGCCGAAGTCGAAGGGATCGTCCACGATGGGCATGAAAAAATCCGTGGTGCTGATGACTGCTTGGCCATTGCCGAGATCGAACACGGCGGCGTCGTCCTTGGAGTCGTTGCCGACGAGCAGCTGCGCGCTCGGCGCGGCCTTGCCGGCGACGCTGAGAATTTCGTCGAGCACCTTGGGCGAAATTTTGCAACCGCAACCGGCGCCGTGGCTGTATTGGGTGAGGCGGATGGGATTGGTGGAATCAGTCATGGCAGAAATAAAAATTGGCGGAGAGGGTAGGAATCGAACCTACCTCGGCCCGTTCACGAACCGACAACGGTTTTGAAGACCGCGGGGACCACCAGGCACCCTTCACTCTCCGAGGAATTTTCTGTGCGCGTAGCGCGGTTGGGAAGGCAACGCGCCGCCGTCTACAATCGCTGGATGGATTGCAGCACGGCGTTGGGCTCCGGGAAGGTTCCCGTTTCCCGCTTGGAATACACCAGTTGATCATCGGCTGTGACCTCGAACA
This genomic interval from Limisphaerales bacterium contains the following:
- a CDS encoding SelT/SelW/SelH family protein translates to MADQLLKLKQRISSLELIPGSGGVFEVTADDQLVYSKRETGTFPEPNAVLQSIQRL
- a CDS encoding transglutaminase domain-containing protein; the encoded protein is MKKKLTLITLLTLSPIFAADKTIVRGTDHFELIYEMALPKLPANGTLWVPLAGGDAFQKFQTRDITSPVPWRKTRDVTGENEILVLHPTPADSGKRITIRYQVTRKEKAAHAEAGNAALHLKAEKLVPLDPRFTAIAKRITANAPGNRARGKALYDHVLAHMRYDKTGKGWGRGDALYACNARTGNCTDYHAYFIALCRAANIPARFAIGFTIPADRNAGAISGYHCWAEFFANGKWTPVDISEADKQPKLAGYYFGHHPANRLELSRGRDITVMPAPKAGSFNYFFGPHLEVDGKTVPVKANFKFKRLTLKD
- the selA gene encoding L-seryl-tRNA(Sec) selenium transferase, translated to MAKAKNKNLRAIPGVDTLFNAVADCALPRPLVVATIRAELALLRKSKSIPEPAEIISGLRLRLEDLALSRLQPVINGTGVVVHTNLGRAPIAPPDNSGYTNLEIDLATGRRGKRAAYVEQCLAELCGAEAAMVTNNCAAALVLILRHFTTDKKEVIISRGELVQIGGGFRIPDILETTDAQLREVGTTNRTTLNDYAKATHKNTGLILKVHRSNFFMDGFVATPDRRELAALAKKNRTLFVEDLGSGVLTDTENWANGHHETTPREVIKSGAALVCFSGDKLLGGPQAGIIAGKAKHIAALKKHPFFRALRCDKLILTALQSAAEKYLRGEGHTLPLNHSLQADPKTLKRRATKLAKALAKLPVSVAVAEGESQVGGGALPQATLPSITLNLVPNEMNLKDFATRLRRAPTPVIGVISGQRFRLDFRTIFPEQEKQLLQSIHKSLL
- the selD gene encoding selenide, water dikinase SelD, with the translated sequence MTDSTNPIRLTQYSHGAGCGCKISPKVLDEILSVAGKAAPSAQLLVGNDSKDDAAVFDLGNGQAVISTTDFFMPIVDDPFDFGQIASVNAISDIYAMGGTPLMAIAVLGWPIEKLPPAVAGRVLEGSRAACERAGIPLAGGHSIDAPEPIFGLAVTGQVAITDLKRNDGAEVDCELFLTKPLGVGLVTTAQKRGIAENADVQRAIDQMTALNQIGSTLSALPGVKAMTDVTGFGLLGHLTELCEGSGVSAIIDSAKVPRLPNTEHYIAEDCAPGGTDRNFDSYGHHLGPLTDAQRALLCDPQTSGGLLVAVAPEGLAAFHEATAELELKSFGQLTEATEPLITVN